The Etheostoma spectabile isolate EspeVRDwgs_2016 chromosome 1, UIUC_Espe_1.0, whole genome shotgun sequence genome has a segment encoding these proteins:
- the znf280d gene encoding zinc finger protein 280C isoform X2 gives MSELFMECVEEELEPWQKQVPEVNLIDEDDDDDDEPIFVGVLSNNQKDGKPTPPPPQRENAGKQEIKPPAPQPAIGSSPMMLPLSVAGNAVNTAAPNLNTVTPQPVIINNQGFIVTSPQLANNREFIASLGSQYPPGTSFTIVPASQQQLFQQVTSATVMPRAVHRPQVQQISNNVVTLSNVQSPAVYSAQSHQLQLVQSKSQSLQTFSVPVKANNNNRDQSFVKLGLQPIESAAKRPKLDLGPAKVIVPVENGILKQKCPKCQEEFLTQDALKFHMLSCGAVVESTAPSALNFVANKRIMLVSDFYYGQFEGDRDKKDGQKPNTTFKCQSCLKVLKNNIRFMNHMKHHLELEKQNSESWESHTTCQHCYRQYMTPFQLQCHIESAHSPIESSTNCKICELAFESEQVLLEHMKDNHKPGEMPYVCQVCNFRSSFFTDVETHFRSVHENTKDLLCPFCLKVLRSSHMYMQHYMKHQKKGIHRCGKCRLNFLTYREKVDHKTHVHKTFRKPKALEGLPPGTKVTIRASLTGKTPTLVTSPDQSGFIVSPETLSFNPQTKPPGSVSKFKSNISGAGKTKASQSKKQDNRNTPKHNLALRNLRINGGRFTCIECNTRVDHFFSHFPMLSNCGACKYRTSCKVSIGNHMIRFHSTITKNRFLKMDHKKYPSAPRFTLVCLNCDLLAGASGGDLMTKHLTDRPNHVCKVIQEKDNKAKDRVHLILGQPAKVLYVLNSAPSQRPKEMDLKPDESVTSESVTLATVDQLQSQPMLLAGDQEKGSTETSFVEGSSEGHLKQSSLPPLSSSCTSDRDLDLCEESVGNSESQDFIEPLPEHETREQHVIEQVPEHETKEHVLELLPEPKTREHVIEPLPEHKTMEQHVIEQVHEPETREHVIKPLSKPKTREHVIEPLPEPETREHVIEPLPEPETREHVIEPLPEPKTREHVIEPLPEPETCEHVTEPLPEPETNEHVIEPLPEPKTCEHVTEPLPGPETSERVIEPLPEPKTCEHVTKPLPGPETSERVIEPLPGPETGKPQTKSENLYIN, from the exons ATGTCTGAACTTTTTATGGAGTGTGTTGAGGAGGAGCTGGAGCCGTGGCAAAAACAAGTTCCTGAAGTTAACTTGattgatgaggatgatgatgatgatgatgaaccCATCTTCGTTGGAGTACTCT CTAATAACCAGAAGGATGGTAAGCCTACCCCTCCACCCCCTCAGAGAGAAAATGCagggaaacaagaaataaaacctCCTGCTCCTCAGCCTGCCATTGGCTCCTCGCCAATGATGCTGCCATTAAGTGTGGCTGGAAATGCAGTAAATACTGCAGCACCCAATCTGAACACAGTGACCCCCCAACCTGTTATTATCAATAACCAG ggcTTCATTGTCACGTCTCCACAACTGGCAAACAACCGTGAGTTCATTGCCTCTCTTGGGAGCCAGTACCCTCCTGGGACTTCCTTTACAATTGTACCAG cTAGTCAGCAGCAGCTTTTTCAGCAGGTCACTTCTGCCACAGTAATGCCTCGTGCAGTCCACAGGCCTCAGGTGCAACAAATTAGCAACAACGTTGTGACTTTGTCTAACGTGCAGAGTCCTGCTGTGTATTCGGCACAATCTCACCAGCTGCAACTCGTCCAGTCCAAATCACAATCTCTACAGACCTTTTCTGTGCCTGTGAAGGCCAATAACAATAACAGAG ATCAAAGTTTTGTCAAACTAGGATTACAGCCAATAGAGAGCGCAGCAAAACGACCCAAGCTTGATTTGG GACCAGCAAAAGTAATTGTCCCTGTGGAAAATGGGATTTTAAAGCAAAAGTGCCCAAAGTGTCAAGAAGAATTCCTTACACAGGATGCCCTGAAATTTCATATGTTG AGCTGCGGTGCAGTTGTGGAAAGTACAGCTCCATCAGCCCTGAACTTTGTTGCAAACAAGCGCATCATGCTGGTCTCAGACTTCTACTACGGACAGTTTGAGGGAGATCGGGACAAGAAGGACGGGCAGAAGCCCAATACTACTTTCAAGTGCCAGAGCTGTTTAAAAGTTCTCAAGAACAATATCAG GTTCATGAACCACATGAAGCACCACCTGGAGCTTGAAAAACAGAACAGCGAGAGCTGGGAAAGCCACACAACTTGCCAGCATTGCTACAGACAGTACATGACTCCATTTCAGCTGCAGTGCCACATTGAGAGCGCTCACAGCCCGATCGAATCCTCAA CCAATTGTAAGATATGTGAGCTAGCGTTTGAGTCAGAGCAAGTTCTCCTGGAGCACATGAAGGACAACCACAAGCCTGGGGAAATGCCCTATGTCTGCCAG GTCTGCAATTTCAGGTCGTCCTTCTTCACGGATGTGGAGACGCATTTCCGAAGTGTccatgaaaacacaaaagacCTGCTCTGTCCCTTCTGTCTCAAAGTTCTTAGAAGTAGTCATATGTACATGCAACACTACATGAAACATCAG aaaaaagggatCCATCGCTGTGGAAAATGCAGACTGAATTTTCTCACTTACAGGGAGAAAGTGGATCACAAGACTCACGTCCACAAGACTTTCAGAAAACCTAAAGCCCTCGAAGGCCTTCCTCCAGGAACAAAG GTGACCATTCGAGCCTCCCTTACAGGAAAGACACCCACATTGGTGACCTCCCCTGATCAATCTGGCTTTATTGTCAGTCCAGAAACACTAAGTTTCAATCCGCAAACCAAACCTCCAGGCAGTGTATCCAAGTTTAAGTCAAACATCTCTGGAGCAGGAAAAACCAAGGCTTCTCAAAGTAAGAAGCAAGATAACCGGAATACTCCCAAGCACAATCTGGCGCTCAGGAATCTCAG AATCAATGGAGGGCGGTTCACTTGCATTGAATGCAACACACGAGTTGATCACTTCTTTTCTCATTTCCCAATGCTTTCAAATTGTGGTGCGTGCAAATATCGGACAAGTTGCAAAGTCTCCATTGGGAATCATATGATAAg ATTCCATAGTACCATAACcaaaaacagatttttgaaAATGGACCATAAGAAATATCCTTCTGCACCAAG ATTTACCCTGGTCTGTCTGAACTGTGACCTCCTCGCAGGCGCATCAGGCGGTGACCTGATGACCAAACATTTAACTGACAGACCAAATCACGTATGCAAAGTCATTCAGGAGAAAG ATAACAAAGCCAAAGATCGAGT GCATCTCATTTTAGGGCAGCCAGCAAAAGTCTTGTACGTCTTGAATTCAGCGCCTTCTCAAAGACCAAAGGAAATGGACTTGAAACCAGATGAAAGTGTGACATCTGAAAGTGTTACTCTCGCCACTGTTGACCAACTACAGTCACAGCCCATGCTACTAGCAGGTGATCAGGAAAAGGGTTCCACAGAAACAAGTTTTGTTGAAGGTTCCTCTGAAGGACACTTAAAGCAGTCGTCCCTGCCCCCTTTATCGTCTAGCTGTACATCAGACAGAGATTTGGATCTCTGCGAAGAGTCAGTGGGTAACTCAGAGAGCCAAGATTTCATAGAGCCGCTTCCTGAGCATGAGACTAGGGAACAACATGTCATAGAGCAGGTCCCTGAACATGAGACTAAGGAACATGTCCTAGAGCTGCTCCCTGAGCCCAAGACTAGAGAACATGTTATAGAGCCACTTCCTGAGCATAAGACTATGGAACAACATGTCATAGAGCAGGTCCATGAGCCCGAGACTAGAGAACATGTCATAAAGCCGCTCTCTAAGCCCAAGACTAGAGAACATGTCATAGAGCCGCTCCCTGAGCCCGAGACTAGAGAACATGTCATAGAGCCGCTCCCTGAGCCCGAGACTAGAGAACATGTCATAGAGCCGCTCCCTGAGCCCAAGACTAGAGAACATGTCATAGAGCCGCTTCCTGAACCCGAGACTTGTGAACATGTCACAGAGCCGCTCCCTGAGCCCGAGACTAATGAACATGTCATAGAGCCGCTCCCTGAGCCCAAGACTTGTGAACATGTCACAGAGCCGCTCCCTGGGCCCGAGACTAGTGAACGTGTCATAGAGCCGCTCCCTGAGCCCAAGACTTGTGAACATGTCACAAAGCCGCTCCCTGGGCCCGAGACTAGTGAACGTGTCATAGAGCCGCTCCCTGGGCCCGAGACTGGGAAACCACAAACTAAATCAGAAAACCTTTACATCAACTAA
- the znf280d gene encoding zinc finger protein 280D isoform X5: MSELFMECVEEELEPWQKQVPEVNLIDEDDDDDDEPIFVGVLSNNQKDGKPTPPPPQRENAGKQEIKPPAPQPAIGSSPMMLPLSVAGNAVNTAAPNLNTVTPQPVIINNQGFIVTSPQLANNREFIASLGSQYPPGTSFTIVPASQQQLFQQVTSATVMPRAVHRPQVQQISNNVVTLSNVQSPAVYSAQSHQLQLVQSKSQSLQTFSVPVKANNNNRDQSFVKLGLQPIESAAKRPKLDLGPAKVIVPVENGILKQKCPKCQEEFLTQDALKFHMLSCGAVVESTAPSALNFVANKRIMLVSDFYYGQFEGDRDKKDGQKPNTTFKCQSCLKVLKNNIRFMNHMKHHLELEKQNSESWESHTTCQHCYRQYMTPFQLQCHIESAHSPIESSTNCKICELAFESEQVLLEHMKDNHKPGEMPYVCQVCNFRSSFFTDVETHFRSVHENTKDLLCPFCLKVLRSSHMYMQHYMKHQKKGIHRCGKCRLNFLTYREKVDHKTHVHKTFRKPKALEGLPPGTKVTIRASLTGKTPTLVTSPDQSGFIVSPETLSFNPQTKPPGSVSKFKSNISGAGKTKASQSKKQDNRNTPKHNLALRNLRINGGRFTCIECNTRVDHFFSHFPMLSNCGACKYRTSCKVSIGNHMIRFHSTITKNRFLKMDHKKYPSAPRFTLVCLNCDLLAGASGGDLMTKHLTDRPNHVCKVIQEKDNKAKDRV, translated from the exons ATGTCTGAACTTTTTATGGAGTGTGTTGAGGAGGAGCTGGAGCCGTGGCAAAAACAAGTTCCTGAAGTTAACTTGattgatgaggatgatgatgatgatgatgaaccCATCTTCGTTGGAGTACTCT CTAATAACCAGAAGGATGGTAAGCCTACCCCTCCACCCCCTCAGAGAGAAAATGCagggaaacaagaaataaaacctCCTGCTCCTCAGCCTGCCATTGGCTCCTCGCCAATGATGCTGCCATTAAGTGTGGCTGGAAATGCAGTAAATACTGCAGCACCCAATCTGAACACAGTGACCCCCCAACCTGTTATTATCAATAACCAG ggcTTCATTGTCACGTCTCCACAACTGGCAAACAACCGTGAGTTCATTGCCTCTCTTGGGAGCCAGTACCCTCCTGGGACTTCCTTTACAATTGTACCAG cTAGTCAGCAGCAGCTTTTTCAGCAGGTCACTTCTGCCACAGTAATGCCTCGTGCAGTCCACAGGCCTCAGGTGCAACAAATTAGCAACAACGTTGTGACTTTGTCTAACGTGCAGAGTCCTGCTGTGTATTCGGCACAATCTCACCAGCTGCAACTCGTCCAGTCCAAATCACAATCTCTACAGACCTTTTCTGTGCCTGTGAAGGCCAATAACAATAACAGAG ATCAAAGTTTTGTCAAACTAGGATTACAGCCAATAGAGAGCGCAGCAAAACGACCCAAGCTTGATTTGG GACCAGCAAAAGTAATTGTCCCTGTGGAAAATGGGATTTTAAAGCAAAAGTGCCCAAAGTGTCAAGAAGAATTCCTTACACAGGATGCCCTGAAATTTCATATGTTG AGCTGCGGTGCAGTTGTGGAAAGTACAGCTCCATCAGCCCTGAACTTTGTTGCAAACAAGCGCATCATGCTGGTCTCAGACTTCTACTACGGACAGTTTGAGGGAGATCGGGACAAGAAGGACGGGCAGAAGCCCAATACTACTTTCAAGTGCCAGAGCTGTTTAAAAGTTCTCAAGAACAATATCAG GTTCATGAACCACATGAAGCACCACCTGGAGCTTGAAAAACAGAACAGCGAGAGCTGGGAAAGCCACACAACTTGCCAGCATTGCTACAGACAGTACATGACTCCATTTCAGCTGCAGTGCCACATTGAGAGCGCTCACAGCCCGATCGAATCCTCAA CCAATTGTAAGATATGTGAGCTAGCGTTTGAGTCAGAGCAAGTTCTCCTGGAGCACATGAAGGACAACCACAAGCCTGGGGAAATGCCCTATGTCTGCCAG GTCTGCAATTTCAGGTCGTCCTTCTTCACGGATGTGGAGACGCATTTCCGAAGTGTccatgaaaacacaaaagacCTGCTCTGTCCCTTCTGTCTCAAAGTTCTTAGAAGTAGTCATATGTACATGCAACACTACATGAAACATCAG aaaaaagggatCCATCGCTGTGGAAAATGCAGACTGAATTTTCTCACTTACAGGGAGAAAGTGGATCACAAGACTCACGTCCACAAGACTTTCAGAAAACCTAAAGCCCTCGAAGGCCTTCCTCCAGGAACAAAG GTGACCATTCGAGCCTCCCTTACAGGAAAGACACCCACATTGGTGACCTCCCCTGATCAATCTGGCTTTATTGTCAGTCCAGAAACACTAAGTTTCAATCCGCAAACCAAACCTCCAGGCAGTGTATCCAAGTTTAAGTCAAACATCTCTGGAGCAGGAAAAACCAAGGCTTCTCAAAGTAAGAAGCAAGATAACCGGAATACTCCCAAGCACAATCTGGCGCTCAGGAATCTCAG AATCAATGGAGGGCGGTTCACTTGCATTGAATGCAACACACGAGTTGATCACTTCTTTTCTCATTTCCCAATGCTTTCAAATTGTGGTGCGTGCAAATATCGGACAAGTTGCAAAGTCTCCATTGGGAATCATATGATAAg ATTCCATAGTACCATAACcaaaaacagatttttgaaAATGGACCATAAGAAATATCCTTCTGCACCAAG ATTTACCCTGGTCTGTCTGAACTGTGACCTCCTCGCAGGCGCATCAGGCGGTGACCTGATGACCAAACATTTAACTGACAGACCAAATCACGTATGCAAAGTCATTCAGGAGAAAG ATAACAAAGCCAAAGATCGAGTGTGA